From the Gymnogyps californianus isolate 813 chromosome 2, ASM1813914v2, whole genome shotgun sequence genome, one window contains:
- the SCX gene encoding basic helix-loop-helix transcription factor scleraxis — MSFAMLRSAPSRYLYPEISMLSEDEENGSESSGSDEKPYHLDADGYGIKASKRRSGKKPNRINREPRQRHTANARERDRTNSVNTAFTALRTLIPTEPADRKLSKIETLRLASSYISHLGNVLLVGEACGDGQPCHTTPAFYHHGGSSPPARDTENSQPKQICTFCLSNQRKLYPLHANSPHKAHVPAACVAYSCEGPRGKRAWGHETWGQRRVGHPKQSVLGLHTS; from the exons ATGTCCTTTGCCATGCTGCGCTCGGCCCCCAGCCGGTACCTGTACCCCGAGATCAGCATGCTGTCCGAGGACGAGGAGAACGGCAGCGAGAGCTCCGGCTCCGACGAGAAGCCCTACCACCTGGACGCCGACGGCTACGGCATCAAGGCCAGCAAGCGCAGGAGCGGCAAGAAACCCAACCGGATCAACAGGGAGCCCCGGCAGCGTCACACAGCCAACGCGCGGGAGCGTGACCGCACCAACAGCGTCAACACCGCCTTCACCGCCCTCCGCACGCTCATCCCCACCGAGCCGGCCGACAGAAAGCTCTCCAAGATCGAGACCTTGAGACTGGCCTCCAGCTACATCTCCCACCTGGGGAAcgtgctgctggtgggggagGCGTGCGGGGACGGGCAGCCCTGCCACACCACCCCTGCCTTCTACCACCacggcggcagcagcccccccGCGCGCGACACCGAGAACTCCCAGCCCAAACAGATCTGCACTTTCTGCCTCAGCAACCAGAGGAAGCTG TATCCTCTGCATGCCAACAGCCCTCACAAAGCGCACGTCCCCGCTGCCTGCGTTGCATACAGCTGTGAAGGACCAAGGGGCAAGCGGGCCTGGGGACACGAGACGTGGGGGCAGAGGCGCGTGGGTCACCCCAAGCAGTCAGTGCTGGGATTGCACACCAGTTAA